TTCACGGCCAGGGCCAGGTCCAGCCGGTCGTCCACGATCATCAGCGCGCCCGCGTCGCGGGTCAGTTTCCGAAAGGCCAGGCCCAGCTCGTAGAGGGCCATGTCGGAACGGTCCTTCTCACGCATCTGCACCAGGCGCACCCCGGCGGCGAGGCAGGCATCGAGCACGTCCAGCGCGGGACGCCCCGCGCAAAAGGCCTCCGTGATGACCACATAGAGGTCGGCGGCGTCGAAGAGGCGCATCCGCGCGGCGTGGTCCATCAGCCGCCCCCCACGAAGCGGACCAGTTCCAGGGTGTCGCCGTCGGCCAGCGCGGTTTCCGCGTGCTGGCTCCGGTCCAAAATCGCGCCGTTCCGCTCCACCGCCACGGTCATGGGGTCCAGGCCGAGGGCCTGGACCAGCGTCAGCACCGTCGCGCCGTCGTCCGCCGCGCGCGGCGCGCCGTTCACGATCACCGTAATGGGCATGGGCGTGTCCTCCGGAAAAATAACCCTTTAGCCGATTGCCATGAGCGACTTTTCCTGCTCTTGCTCTTTATCTTTATCTTGCTCCAAACCCTTAAACGACTCTGGTCTTCCCTGCTCAGCAGCCTCTTCACCGGTTACCGGCGTGTGCCCGGTCAGTAACCTTCG
This region of Candidatus Hydrogenedentota bacterium genomic DNA includes:
- the thiS gene encoding sulfur carrier protein ThiS; this encodes MPITVIVNGAPRAADDGATVLTLVQALGLDPMTVAVERNGAILDRSQHAETALADGDTLELVRFVGGG